One window of Brevibacterium pigmentatum genomic DNA carries:
- a CDS encoding LacI family DNA-binding transcriptional regulator produces MQRWKQEECEVDDYDPNYGGSCNAGWRPNVEVHEGTLPRNMELPTLINSDGTFRHGSNVTYITPKVKVASESRCKLITWTTPQRVLMLTTRDNDDISMPRGDRTGPPRPTLVGLATHLGLSKTTVSDALAGRGRMSAATRDRVQQAAKELGYRGNRIARGLRSGRSNAIGLYIPLQVRSFGYFMEFAHGATAAAAQIDCDLLLIARDPSTTAGALPQVDAVIVVDPIGDDPALAAFIDSDLPVVTAGRVLGPKQSQVDATVQADHRGTAAKVAGLLHQRGHGRIALVCSDAKFQSSATKDMCDGYRDYCHEFDVGPSEHPLPITASDHEIHSVVRRIVTDPQIGGIVFGPQGFAQRALVEITKSGRNPNTDIAIGSLVSSAYAADANESVVAVNLRAADFGARAVEIVAQVLNGVRFLPSEVVTHSVEITSR; encoded by the coding sequence ATGCAGCGGTGGAAACAGGAGGAGTGCGAAGTCGATGATTACGACCCAAACTATGGCGGTTCGTGCAATGCGGGTTGGCGGCCGAATGTCGAAGTTCATGAAGGGACCCTTCCGAGAAACATGGAGTTGCCGACGCTTATCAACAGTGACGGAACGTTCCGGCATGGCTCAAACGTTACCTACATCACACCCAAAGTCAAGGTTGCATCTGAAAGTCGATGTAAGTTGATCACATGGACTACTCCCCAGCGGGTGCTAATGCTCACCACGAGAGACAACGACGACATTTCCATGCCCCGAGGCGATAGAACCGGACCGCCGCGCCCGACGCTAGTGGGACTCGCGACCCACCTGGGTCTCTCCAAAACCACCGTCTCCGACGCGCTGGCTGGTCGCGGCCGGATGTCAGCTGCGACGAGAGATCGAGTGCAGCAAGCTGCGAAAGAACTCGGGTATAGGGGAAATCGAATCGCCCGAGGGCTCCGGAGCGGACGGTCGAATGCGATCGGGCTCTACATCCCCCTGCAGGTACGCAGCTTCGGCTACTTTATGGAATTCGCACACGGTGCGACGGCTGCAGCGGCCCAAATCGACTGCGATCTGCTTCTGATCGCTCGAGATCCGAGCACGACTGCCGGGGCCTTACCCCAGGTGGACGCGGTCATCGTCGTCGACCCGATTGGCGATGATCCGGCGCTAGCGGCATTTATCGACTCGGATCTACCAGTGGTGACTGCTGGGCGGGTTTTGGGCCCGAAGCAGTCGCAAGTTGATGCAACGGTCCAAGCGGACCATCGTGGAACGGCGGCGAAGGTTGCCGGTCTACTGCATCAACGCGGTCACGGTCGGATTGCGCTTGTCTGCAGCGATGCAAAGTTTCAGTCTTCAGCGACAAAAGACATGTGCGACGGATATCGTGACTACTGTCATGAATTCGACGTGGGGCCGAGTGAGCACCCGTTACCGATCACCGCTAGTGACCATGAGATTCATTCCGTCGTCCGGAGAATCGTCACCGACCCTCAGATCGGTGGAATTGTGTTTGGTCCACAGGGATTTGCCCAACGTGCACTTGTTGAGATCACGAAATCCGGACGAAATCCAAATACCGATATCGCGATAGGTTCGCTTGTTAGCAGCGCATATGCCGCCGATGCGAATGAATCCGTCGTGGCAGTGAATCTTCGCGCCGCAGATTTCGGGGCGCGCGCGGTCGAGATTGTTGCCCAGGTACTAAACGGTGTGCGCTTTCTTCCATCAGAAGTCGTTACTCACTCGGTAGAGATAACCTCTAGATAG